In one window of Poriferisphaera corsica DNA:
- a CDS encoding spermine/spermidine synthase domain-containing protein codes for MPGSRVNADVWVNEYISEYDVRQFGVDEILYAAKTQYQNVQIVRSGQDRLALVLDGKWQSDTTDEFMYHEPLVHVACVNHGTPKKVLVLGGGEGATVREVLKWKDIEKVVMVDIDGEVVDACIKHLEPMHQGCFDDPRMELVIGDALNYLDDSENEWDIIISDLSDPIEEGPSFPLFTKEYFEKCRRAMKADGVLVVQAGPVSPTEVVCHARLHNTIAAVFESTASYSTQTTSYGAPWSYVLGSAKQMDRLPNPERVDSLLSERTTGEFRMFDGVACLGLMGIGKHIRHAIETETTIYTQSDPRKFFGTGVASQS; via the coding sequence ATGCCAGGCTCAAGAGTAAATGCGGATGTTTGGGTGAATGAGTACATCTCGGAATATGATGTGCGACAGTTTGGTGTGGATGAGATTTTGTATGCGGCGAAGACGCAATATCAAAACGTTCAGATTGTGCGCTCGGGACAAGATCGGTTGGCATTGGTGTTGGATGGTAAATGGCAGTCTGATACGACAGATGAATTTATGTATCACGAACCTTTGGTACATGTCGCGTGCGTGAATCATGGGACGCCCAAAAAGGTGCTCGTATTGGGTGGTGGTGAAGGCGCTACAGTGCGTGAGGTGTTGAAATGGAAAGATATTGAGAAGGTTGTCATGGTGGATATTGATGGGGAGGTTGTGGATGCTTGCATAAAGCATCTTGAGCCCATGCATCAAGGCTGCTTTGATGATCCAAGAATGGAATTGGTTATAGGTGATGCTCTAAATTATTTAGATGATTCAGAAAATGAATGGGATATTATTATCTCAGATTTATCTGATCCGATTGAAGAGGGGCCGTCTTTTCCATTGTTTACAAAAGAATATTTTGAGAAATGCAGACGAGCGATGAAGGCTGACGGGGTACTTGTCGTTCAGGCAGGGCCAGTTTCGCCTACGGAAGTGGTGTGTCATGCTCGGCTGCATAATACAATTGCGGCAGTGTTTGAAAGTACAGCATCTTACTCGACACAGACCACATCCTATGGTGCGCCATGGAGTTACGTTCTTGGATCGGCAAAACAAATGGATAGATTACCGAACCCTGAGCGAGTAGATTCTTTGTTGTCAGAGCGGACAACGGGTGAATTTAGGATGTTTGATGGCGTTGCATGTTTAGGTTTGATGGGGATTGGCAAGCATATTCGCCATGCAATCGAGACGGAAACGACCATTTATACGCAGTCAGATCCTCGAAAATTCTTTGGAACAGGTGTGGCAAGTCAATCATGA
- the pdxA gene encoding 4-hydroxythreonine-4-phosphate dehydrogenase PdxA: MVQNTPDNPAPQPVRKPVIGITLGDPAGIGPEIIVKALADPAIRKLGRFVIYGLNELLHYAADLAEIEPFWWRLQHDSERATYSLVHDIVCLDFDEHSMLASPYRKASRQGGQASLAFLEEAVNAAQRPIEQGGIDALVTAPICKESWTLAGARFPGHTEFLQHRTKSKRVAMMFHSPQLNVVLATIHIPLMDVRNVLTIGKVFDPIDLANESLKKFGIKNPKIAVCGLNPHASENGQFGDEEARIIEPAIEHARKFGIDAHGPFPGDTIFIQAVKGKYDLVVAMYHDQGLIPLKLLAFDEAVNMTLGLPIIRTSPDHGTAFDIAGKNIASPDSIKSAINLAAKYAATRIAEQAKA; the protein is encoded by the coding sequence ATGGTTCAAAATACCCCTGACAACCCAGCTCCCCAGCCTGTCCGCAAGCCTGTCATCGGCATTACACTAGGTGATCCTGCAGGTATCGGCCCCGAAATCATCGTCAAGGCACTTGCTGATCCCGCGATCAGAAAGCTTGGCCGTTTCGTTATTTATGGCCTCAATGAACTGCTTCACTACGCAGCTGATCTCGCTGAAATCGAGCCTTTCTGGTGGCGGCTCCAGCATGACTCTGAACGCGCAACTTACTCTCTTGTCCACGATATCGTCTGCTTGGATTTTGATGAACATTCCATGCTCGCTTCACCGTATCGCAAGGCCTCTAGGCAAGGTGGCCAAGCTTCGTTGGCCTTTCTAGAGGAAGCGGTCAACGCTGCACAGCGCCCGATCGAGCAAGGCGGCATCGATGCCCTCGTGACTGCCCCAATCTGCAAAGAATCATGGACGCTCGCAGGCGCCCGTTTCCCTGGCCACACGGAATTTCTACAGCATCGCACAAAATCTAAACGCGTTGCCATGATGTTTCACTCCCCACAACTCAATGTCGTACTTGCTACGATCCACATTCCTCTTATGGATGTCCGTAATGTCCTCACTATCGGTAAAGTCTTTGACCCAATCGATCTTGCGAATGAATCTCTTAAAAAATTCGGCATCAAGAATCCCAAAATCGCTGTTTGTGGCCTAAACCCTCACGCATCCGAGAACGGTCAGTTCGGCGATGAGGAAGCTCGCATCATCGAGCCTGCTATTGAGCACGCGAGAAAATTTGGCATTGACGCACACGGGCCATTTCCTGGCGATACGATTTTTATCCAAGCCGTCAAAGGAAAGTACGACCTAGTTGTTGCCATGTATCACGATCAAGGCCTCATCCCACTAAAACTTCTCGCATTCGATGAAGCCGTCAACATGACACTCGGCCTCCCCATCATTCGCACCTCGCCTGACCATGGCACAGCATTTGATATTGCAGGCAAAAATATAGCCTCCCCAGATTCCATTAAATCTGCCATCAATCTTGCCGCTAAATACGCTGCAACCCGCATCGCGGAACAAGCTAAAGCATGA
- a CDS encoding carbohydrate ABC transporter permease, whose amino-acid sequence MKKQSKLTKIILYVLLFAGSALFMLPLIWMLATSLKPLDQAMTTPPSFVPFRSYITENNKKIEVKEGIEITAPSYLMTMKESGKWMIAGVSDKLLKLDADGQSGTYDGMPITVTMQADASAEAPSVLVNEVLPKVSENTGSGVSNVLKVGRRWIVPKSEITEETSPRWENYSDSILDMGKYESRSGKEKLYFTRYLWNTITLCFLTVIGTVISCSLVAYGFSRINWRGRNTMFIVVLSTMMIPFPVVMVPLYSLFKELGWIGTLQPLWVPTFFAGAFNVFLLRQFFMAIPKDLSEAARIDGCSEFRIYWQIILPLAKPALMVVGLFQFMATWNDFLGPLLFLTDQMDFTLALGLQFYQSKQGGTDWHFLMAASSMIVLPVIVLFFFTQKTFIEGISMSGLKG is encoded by the coding sequence ATGAAGAAGCAGAGTAAATTAACAAAGATAATTTTGTATGTGTTATTGTTTGCGGGTTCGGCTTTATTCATGTTGCCATTGATTTGGATGCTGGCAACATCTTTGAAGCCACTGGATCAAGCGATGACGACTCCGCCATCGTTCGTACCTTTCCGAAGCTACATTACAGAAAACAATAAAAAGATTGAAGTCAAAGAAGGAATTGAGATAACAGCACCATCATATTTAATGACGATGAAGGAATCTGGGAAATGGATGATTGCTGGTGTTAGTGACAAGCTACTAAAACTTGATGCTGATGGTCAGAGTGGAACATATGACGGCATGCCGATCACAGTGACGATGCAGGCTGATGCTTCAGCTGAAGCGCCAAGCGTGCTTGTGAATGAAGTATTGCCTAAGGTCAGTGAGAACACAGGGAGTGGTGTGTCGAATGTCCTCAAAGTTGGGCGCCGATGGATTGTTCCGAAAAGTGAAATCACGGAAGAGACTTCACCTCGTTGGGAAAACTACAGCGATTCAATTCTTGATATGGGTAAATATGAATCTCGCTCTGGTAAAGAAAAGCTGTACTTTACACGCTACTTATGGAATACGATTACGTTATGTTTCTTGACCGTAATCGGCACTGTCATCAGTTGCTCTCTAGTTGCGTATGGTTTTTCGCGGATCAATTGGCGAGGCAGGAATACGATGTTTATCGTCGTACTGTCGACAATGATGATTCCGTTCCCAGTTGTGATGGTGCCGTTGTATAGCTTGTTCAAGGAATTGGGCTGGATTGGTACACTACAGCCGCTTTGGGTACCAACATTCTTTGCGGGTGCGTTTAATGTGTTCCTGCTGAGGCAATTCTTTATGGCAATACCAAAGGATTTGTCGGAAGCGGCAAGAATTGATGGCTGCAGTGAATTTCGTATTTATTGGCAGATCATTCTGCCGCTTGCAAAGCCAGCATTGATGGTTGTTGGGCTATTCCAATTTATGGCTACCTGGAATGACTTCCTCGGACCGTTGCTATTCTTGACTGATCAGATGGACTTTACACTGGCATTAGGCCTGCAGTTCTATCAAAGTAAGCAGGGTGGTACGGATTGGCACTTCTTGATGGCAGCCAGTTCGATGATCGTACTGCCTGTGATTGTGCTGTTCTTCTTCACACAGAAGACGTTTATCGAAGGCATTTCGATGTCTGGTTTGAAGGGTTAA
- a CDS encoding FmdB family zinc ribbon protein, translating to MPTYVYEVILEDDEQGQVFEVTQKMSDPPLTEHPVTGQPVRRIIQAPSIGGKHIDIGNTKNISDDKLGKLGFTKYVKTDTGKYEKTVGTGPQKIHHKRD from the coding sequence ATGCCAACATACGTATACGAAGTCATTCTTGAAGACGATGAGCAAGGTCAGGTTTTCGAAGTTACTCAGAAAATGAGTGACCCACCACTTACCGAGCACCCCGTTACAGGTCAGCCCGTTCGACGCATCATCCAAGCCCCCAGCATTGGTGGTAAGCATATCGACATTGGCAATACAAAAAATATTTCCGATGATAAACTCGGCAAACTCGGCTTCACGAAATATGTGAAAACCGATACAGGTAAATATGAGAAGACTGTCGGTACAGGTCCTCAAAAAATCCATCACAAACGAGATTAG
- a CDS encoding Gfo/Idh/MocA family oxidoreductase has translation MDKIEKPVDVAVVGVGRMGRHHARTYHNMDIANLVAVVDQDEDRAETVADEYGCKAYTSVEELMANEPSLQGVSVAVPTIYHTEAAKPLLKAGIACLIEKPLAQSVAEARGLAEYAEGCGTVLQVGHTERFNPAVRTVSAMDLTPRYIEVDRVSPMTFRSLDVGVVMDMMIHDLDIILMFAKSPIRQVDATGVSVLGEQEDVCSARIVFESGCVANLTASRLALKTERKLRLFSEQGYVSLNYASRSGIAVRSSKANINVLAEVRDQLGAGKDLSDLDYTEMIDIEELDMDVLGGDEDPLTAQATAFLHAAVNKHTPAVTALDGYAAVDAAERVVQAIKEHKWVGRDSSIISNQDINTAMRNSDS, from the coding sequence ATGGATAAGATCGAAAAACCGGTTGATGTGGCTGTTGTCGGTGTTGGGCGAATGGGTCGTCATCACGCACGGACATATCACAATATGGACATTGCGAACCTCGTTGCTGTTGTGGATCAAGATGAGGATCGTGCAGAAACAGTCGCAGATGAGTATGGATGCAAGGCTTATACGAGCGTAGAAGAGCTTATGGCGAACGAGCCAAGCCTACAGGGTGTGAGTGTGGCTGTGCCTACGATTTACCACACAGAGGCGGCTAAGCCGCTTCTGAAAGCAGGGATCGCTTGTTTAATTGAAAAGCCATTGGCACAGAGTGTCGCTGAAGCGCGTGGGTTGGCAGAATATGCTGAAGGCTGCGGAACAGTTTTACAAGTGGGACATACTGAGCGATTTAATCCCGCAGTTAGAACGGTCTCTGCGATGGATCTAACACCTCGCTATATCGAGGTGGATCGCGTGAGTCCGATGACATTCCGATCGTTGGACGTCGGTGTTGTGATGGACATGATGATCCATGATTTGGACATTATTTTAATGTTTGCCAAATCGCCAATACGACAGGTCGATGCAACAGGCGTATCGGTACTTGGTGAGCAAGAAGACGTTTGCTCTGCTCGGATCGTTTTCGAAAGTGGTTGCGTGGCAAATTTAACGGCATCCAGGCTCGCGCTTAAAACAGAACGTAAGCTTAGACTGTTCAGCGAACAAGGGTATGTCAGCTTAAATTATGCCTCACGCAGTGGGATAGCGGTGAGATCTTCTAAAGCAAATATCAATGTTCTTGCCGAGGTTCGCGATCAGCTTGGTGCGGGTAAAGACCTCTCTGATCTTGATTACACAGAAATGATTGATATTGAGGAACTTGATATGGATGTTCTGGGCGGCGATGAAGACCCATTAACAGCACAGGCTACAGCATTCTTGCATGCAGCTGTTAATAAGCACACACCAGCTGTGACCGCATTGGATGGGTATGCTGCGGTTGATGCGGCTGAGCGAGTTGTGCAAGCGATTAAGGAACACAAATGGGTTGGGCGCGATAGCTCGATCATATCAAACCAAGATATTAATACGGCCATGAGAAATAGTGATAGCTAG
- the speD gene encoding adenosylmethionine decarboxylase, whose protein sequence is MVPPVGIHCILELRGCCSGLLDSEPYIRESLEQASREGMSTLLKIDSQKFEPQGVTAFAILAESHISIHTWPELGYAAIDVFTCGETARPRLACEFLARALKAESYSLHEVERGMLAAGQVTEAEMLSDETA, encoded by the coding sequence ATGGTTCCGCCTGTAGGAATACACTGTATTTTAGAACTCCGAGGTTGTTGTTCGGGGTTGCTTGATAGTGAGCCATATATTCGTGAATCGTTAGAACAAGCGTCGCGTGAAGGGATGTCAACCTTATTGAAGATTGACAGCCAAAAGTTTGAGCCTCAGGGGGTGACGGCTTTCGCGATCTTGGCAGAATCACACATATCAATTCATACATGGCCAGAATTGGGTTATGCGGCGATCGATGTTTTTACATGTGGTGAGACGGCGCGGCCGCGATTGGCTTGCGAGTTTTTAGCACGGGCATTGAAAGCTGAAAGCTATAGTTTACATGAAGTTGAGCGAGGTATGCTTGCAGCGGGGCAGGTTACTGAAGCAGAAATGTTGAGCGATGAGACAGCGTAG
- a CDS encoding IclR family transcriptional regulator, whose product MTNKLQRVITGKDDQRLMNCAEPLLWELHAETDETVNLGVLSEDRVIYLKVIESAQPLRRVAEVNSTDPFYNTALGRGIVSQLPMEEREAIVQRANLVPRTDKTVADKQRLREILDAARRDGFAYEQDESDMGVTCLGVPVFENNRVVAAMSVSVPTVRMDDKRYAIIVDLLKSAATRLSDMLSMKTHG is encoded by the coding sequence TTGACCAATAAGCTACAGCGGGTGATTACCGGTAAGGATGATCAGCGGCTAATGAATTGCGCGGAGCCGCTTTTATGGGAGCTGCATGCTGAGACGGATGAGACCGTGAATCTGGGCGTTTTGAGTGAGGATCGCGTGATTTATCTGAAGGTTATCGAGTCTGCACAACCGCTACGTCGTGTGGCGGAAGTAAATTCGACAGACCCATTTTATAATACTGCGTTGGGTCGGGGGATTGTGTCGCAATTGCCGATGGAGGAGCGTGAGGCGATCGTGCAGCGTGCAAATCTTGTGCCACGGACAGATAAGACGGTGGCTGACAAGCAGCGATTACGTGAGATATTGGATGCTGCGAGGCGTGATGGTTTTGCGTATGAGCAGGACGAAAGTGACATGGGGGTGACATGCTTGGGCGTTCCCGTGTTCGAAAATAATCGTGTGGTCGCGGCGATGAGTGTGAGTGTGCCAACGGTGCGTATGGATGACAAGAGGTATGCGATTATTGTCGATTTGCTTAAATCTGCTGCGACAAGACTGTCGGACATGCTTAGCATGAAGACGCATGGTTAG
- the pilM gene encoding type IV pilus assembly protein PilM: MPSKNDCWGIEVGSHAIKAVRLVKAGGNVHLEDYAILPFKQVLTTPDINVEEAIQVNLDTFLSKHDVSKSTIVTSVPGNKAFARFASLPPIEKKKVPSIVRYEAVQQIPFPIEEVEWDYHIFQQDESPDVKVGIFAITKERIAHYLSNFNAVNMRVDAVTLSSLAVFNAFNYENQESEDGVIYIDIGTESTDVIIVEGGSAWTRTLPIGGNNFTNALVESFKLSFPKAEKLKKEARTSKYARQIFQAMRPVFAELVQQVQITLGRYKTINRESELTKIVGLGSTFKLPGLQKFLKQQLQMDVSRPDGFSQIDINGRLESDIAENAVNLSTAYGLALQGLEMESLTANILPDMILRERMWKVKQPWFAGAAAAFVAVALGSTAVYLSDSSTTEKSFQSASASTIKSIVRRAKTESQKYGEVSTEDPRVKIENLYRMLDYRELWPAILADISEATNSLVDGEDRELQLAAFKADYDKIEKLAEEGTLARAQRKRVYIESIRAEYVPTPKEEDEESSGGMGMMGMGMGMDMMGGDFGGMGMGMGMGMGGGGTVSLDQAQITGRYDLDEFWQEVEVEETSDDSSSEDSFDVMSETEAEPAGPVYKGPQIVITIEGTTPYGEPYEFLSSQFLGWFEKYGDRDDRPYVIEVPENALEKVVRLGDLNLGNNRPGSSSTGGADMGAEMGMAMGGEMGMGMMGGEMGMGMMGGQMGMGRNMSLGSTKTANLLPLRPLMDEDIKDDHKFTIKLHFNLRRPTETRVSAVDESIRNDNSSVPPDETANDNGEMDEQASNEGSIMNSEEVQA; encoded by the coding sequence ATGCCGAGTAAGAACGACTGCTGGGGTATTGAAGTTGGATCCCACGCCATAAAGGCGGTGCGTTTAGTGAAAGCCGGCGGCAATGTTCACTTAGAAGATTACGCCATCCTTCCTTTCAAACAGGTTCTGACAACCCCAGACATCAACGTCGAAGAAGCGATTCAGGTAAATCTTGATACGTTCCTTTCTAAACACGACGTTTCCAAGAGCACCATCGTTACGTCGGTGCCAGGCAATAAGGCTTTCGCTCGATTTGCCAGTCTGCCTCCGATTGAAAAGAAAAAGGTACCTAGCATCGTTCGTTATGAAGCGGTGCAGCAAATCCCGTTCCCGATTGAGGAAGTCGAATGGGATTACCACATCTTCCAACAGGACGAGTCGCCGGATGTAAAGGTTGGTATTTTTGCGATTACCAAAGAACGTATCGCACATTACCTGAGTAATTTTAATGCAGTAAATATGCGTGTAGACGCGGTGACTTTGTCATCGCTAGCCGTGTTCAATGCATTTAATTACGAGAATCAGGAATCAGAAGATGGGGTGATTTACATTGATATCGGCACAGAATCGACAGATGTGATCATCGTAGAAGGCGGTTCGGCTTGGACACGTACCTTGCCGATTGGTGGTAATAACTTCACAAATGCTTTGGTCGAGAGCTTTAAGTTGTCGTTCCCAAAAGCTGAGAAGTTGAAAAAAGAAGCACGTACATCGAAGTATGCCCGTCAGATCTTCCAAGCGATGCGACCAGTTTTTGCTGAGCTTGTGCAGCAGGTTCAGATTACGCTTGGCCGCTATAAGACGATTAATCGCGAATCTGAATTAACCAAGATTGTTGGACTGGGTTCTACATTCAAGCTGCCTGGCTTGCAGAAATTCCTGAAGCAGCAGCTACAGATGGATGTTTCTCGTCCAGATGGATTCTCGCAGATTGATATTAATGGCCGATTGGAATCTGACATCGCTGAGAATGCGGTGAATTTGTCAACGGCATACGGCCTTGCACTTCAAGGCTTGGAGATGGAATCGCTGACCGCGAATATACTGCCCGACATGATTTTGCGTGAGCGTATGTGGAAGGTGAAGCAACCTTGGTTCGCGGGTGCAGCAGCAGCATTTGTGGCCGTGGCTCTCGGTTCTACGGCTGTCTATCTGAGTGATAGCTCTACGACAGAAAAATCATTCCAAAGTGCGAGTGCGAGCACAATTAAGAGCATTGTTCGTCGTGCAAAAACTGAAAGCCAAAAGTATGGTGAGGTTTCGACAGAAGATCCACGCGTGAAGATTGAGAATCTTTACCGTATGCTGGATTACCGTGAGCTTTGGCCAGCAATTCTTGCAGATATCAGTGAAGCAACGAATTCTCTTGTTGATGGTGAGGATCGAGAATTACAATTGGCCGCGTTTAAGGCTGATTACGACAAGATTGAGAAATTGGCTGAAGAAGGCACATTAGCTAGAGCTCAGCGTAAACGTGTCTATATCGAATCCATCCGTGCTGAATACGTTCCAACACCAAAAGAAGAGGATGAGGAATCTTCAGGTGGTATGGGGATGATGGGAATGGGAATGGGTATGGATATGATGGGTGGTGATTTTGGCGGTATGGGTATGGGTATGGGTATGGGTATGGGAGGTGGTGGAACTGTTAGCTTGGATCAAGCACAGATCACTGGTCGATACGATCTTGATGAGTTTTGGCAGGAAGTAGAAGTTGAAGAAACATCAGATGATTCATCCAGCGAAGATTCGTTCGATGTGATGAGCGAAACAGAAGCCGAACCAGCAGGTCCGGTTTATAAAGGCCCTCAAATTGTTATCACGATTGAAGGTACAACGCCATACGGCGAGCCATATGAATTTTTGAGTTCACAGTTTTTGGGTTGGTTTGAGAAGTATGGTGATCGTGATGACCGGCCATATGTGATTGAGGTACCTGAAAACGCTCTTGAGAAAGTGGTGCGTCTCGGCGATTTGAATCTTGGTAATAATAGACCAGGATCTAGCAGTACAGGCGGAGCTGACATGGGAGCTGAGATGGGCATGGCGATGGGTGGCGAAATGGGAATGGGGATGATGGGTGGCGAGATGGGAATGGGGATGATGGGTGGTCAAATGGGAATGGGACGTAACATGTCTTTGGGTAGCACCAAGACTGCTAATCTTCTCCCGCTTCGTCCACTCATGGATGAAGATATCAAAGATGACCACAAGTTTACGATCAAGCTGCACTTTAATCTGCGTCGCCCAACAGAAACGCGTGTGAGTGCTGTTGATGAGAGTATTCGTAACGACAATTCGTCAGTGCCGCCAGATGAGACTGCCAATGACAATGGTGAGATGGATGAGCAGGCGAGTAATGAAGGTTCAATTATGAACAGTGAAGAGGTGCAGGCATGA
- a CDS encoding hemolysin family protein produces MEIQAQIGITLMILALPILLVLSAFFSGSETALFNLTKLERMQLPRSGASGKLITLLLSETRQILITLLLGNMTVNVSYFAISSALSLYATKIDLGVLNNWMIPLITIGSLLAIILFGEVLPKMIAIRASLTFAKLIALPLYLVHRTIAPVRWFAAWFVITPLARLIAPREAGFEMSPAELESLLQLSQRRGVIDRDEEDLLQQVFELAQIKVRDLMVPRVDVIAFNSAVEASELIDIIKETKLRYIPIYEGNLDKILGVIPSRRALLNKPRYANDIKSMTEDVLFVPEQQRADELLRYLRENDKSFAIVVDEYGGTAGLITIEDIVEHMVGEIAGGYEQNGGPEVIQETEGKWRVSADLPVYDWQGLFGGSDFVKQYGALDEVTTIAGLVLAALGRLAVIGDEISIENIVIRVEEVEKNRVRWVTVSLHAEGVGNHES; encoded by the coding sequence ATGGAAATACAAGCGCAGATAGGTATCACGCTGATGATATTGGCTCTGCCGATATTGCTGGTATTGAGCGCGTTTTTTAGTGGAAGCGAAACTGCTTTATTCAATTTGACGAAATTGGAACGAATGCAGCTACCCAGAAGTGGCGCATCTGGAAAACTTATTACTCTGCTGCTGAGTGAAACACGCCAAATATTAATCACACTTCTATTAGGCAACATGACCGTCAATGTGAGCTACTTTGCGATTAGCTCAGCTTTATCACTTTATGCGACGAAAATTGATCTCGGGGTTCTGAATAATTGGATGATCCCATTAATCACAATCGGATCATTGTTGGCAATTATTTTGTTTGGTGAGGTTTTGCCAAAAATGATTGCAATCAGAGCGAGCTTAACTTTCGCAAAATTGATTGCACTACCATTGTATCTTGTCCATCGTACGATTGCGCCGGTTCGATGGTTTGCCGCATGGTTTGTAATAACACCACTTGCAAGACTGATCGCACCCCGTGAAGCTGGCTTCGAGATGAGCCCAGCTGAATTAGAATCATTGCTACAACTTAGCCAGCGACGTGGTGTAATTGATCGTGATGAAGAAGATTTGCTGCAACAAGTATTTGAGCTAGCTCAAATCAAAGTTAGAGATCTGATGGTACCACGAGTCGATGTCATCGCATTTAATTCAGCTGTAGAAGCTTCAGAACTTATAGATATCATCAAAGAAACCAAACTTCGCTACATCCCGATATATGAAGGTAATTTGGATAAAATCCTTGGTGTAATACCAAGTCGACGTGCGCTACTTAATAAACCACGTTACGCAAATGATATTAAAAGTATGACCGAAGATGTATTGTTTGTTCCAGAACAACAACGCGCAGATGAGCTATTGCGTTATTTACGTGAGAATGATAAAAGCTTTGCCATCGTCGTTGATGAGTATGGCGGCACTGCCGGTCTGATCACAATCGAAGATATTGTTGAGCATATGGTCGGTGAGATTGCTGGTGGCTATGAACAAAACGGCGGACCTGAAGTTATACAAGAAACTGAAGGGAAGTGGCGAGTTAGTGCTGATTTACCGGTATACGATTGGCAAGGATTATTTGGGGGTAGCGATTTTGTTAAGCAATATGGGGCATTAGATGAAGTAACGACGATAGCTGGTTTGGTGCTAGCTGCACTAGGACGATTGGCTGTCATTGGCGATGAAATATCGATCGAGAACATCGTAATTCGTGTTGAAGAAGTTGAAAAAAATCGGGTTCGATGGGTTACCGTAAGCTTACATGCAGAAGGAGTTGGTAACCATGAATCATGA
- a CDS encoding CNNM domain-containing protein gives MNHELIFWTCMMLLGFMGSAIYSGLETGVYRLNRVMLHIETQRGSKRARSIDKLLTNQSTLLSTLLIGNNATNQLGTAALAVILSLWGYNEWQSILLNTLIVTPILFVFGETLPKDLFAAHPDKLVYRFYNILRGSKIAFTSLGFVPLVSGFTHCLMKLFRSSADVQTFNPRNQPRHHIELLVKESVGYGLLSDDISEMAGRVLAMSEITVDQKMVPWHDVMTVHIDSKPEVLWDFARKNRGSRYPVINDSNHVIGVLLINDVLIHNADTCPPIRDLMLKPFQINQNTSVRDGLKALQHHHRYMGIICSSMNKPLGIVTVKDLIEPITGSISHF, from the coding sequence ATGAATCATGAATTGATTTTCTGGACATGTATGATGCTTCTGGGGTTCATGGGTTCTGCTATCTACTCGGGTTTGGAAACCGGCGTCTATCGTTTGAATAGAGTTATGCTTCATATCGAAACTCAGCGAGGAAGCAAACGTGCCCGATCAATCGATAAACTGCTAACGAACCAAAGTACGCTGCTTAGTACCTTATTGATTGGCAACAACGCAACGAATCAGTTAGGTACAGCGGCACTGGCCGTGATATTATCGTTGTGGGGATATAATGAATGGCAATCAATCCTTCTGAATACACTAATCGTAACACCTATCCTTTTTGTTTTTGGTGAAACACTTCCAAAAGATCTATTTGCGGCTCATCCAGATAAATTGGTTTATCGTTTTTACAACATACTACGAGGATCCAAGATTGCTTTTACCTCGCTTGGCTTCGTGCCTCTCGTCAGTGGTTTCACACACTGTCTTATGAAGCTCTTCCGAAGTTCCGCTGATGTTCAAACATTTAATCCACGAAATCAACCACGACATCATATCGAATTACTTGTTAAAGAAAGTGTAGGATACGGTTTACTGAGCGATGACATTTCGGAAATGGCAGGACGTGTACTTGCGATGTCTGAAATAACCGTAGACCAAAAAATGGTGCCATGGCATGATGTTATGACAGTACATATTGATTCAAAACCAGAAGTACTGTGGGATTTTGCTAGAAAAAACCGAGGATCAAGATATCCGGTTATTAATGATAGCAATCATGTTATTGGTGTGTTACTCATTAATGATGTATTAATACATAATGCTGATACATGCCCACCGATTCGAGATTTAATGTTGAAGCCATTTCAGATCAATCAAAACACCAGTGTTCGTGACGGCCTAAAAGCCTTGCAGCATCATCACCGATATATGGGCATAATTTGCTCCTCAATGAACAAACCTCTTGGTATCGTGACTGTCAAAGATCTTATTGAGCCAATTACGGGAAGCATTAGCCATTTTTGA